The genomic segment gcgccaaatcaacatgcggacaatgatgtgttgtggtgaccctgaactcacgggataagccgaaaggacaaaaataaataaataaattcttgcTGTGTCTGTGCAGACAGATAAAACAAACTACCTGTTACTACCTGGCTTATCAAAGCGCACCGCTGATGCCACAGACTGGCTTGATATAATTCATAAGTGTCTATACAAGCATTCTATGTTCTTCAGTGAACATTATAATGGGTGACTGCAAGCTTAATGCTAGGTGCCACACTGGGATGTAGTATGTTCTTTTACCTCTATCATCTCTTGAGGACCCAACAATATGGAGACAGAGGTGCTGCCACAGCTCCACAAAACCTTGTAGAATATCTTGAGTCCCGTAGTCAAATCAGGGTGTAATCGTACACATATGAAGGGGTGTTATATTGCGTTTGAGAACACAAACACGATATAGCCCAACTTAATGTTAAGTAAAATAAACCTGTAATCCATAAAACTAAAGCCTTACTTCAGTTTACTACTCTCCAAATTCCAAATTTCTTCATTCATGGGTCAGAATACGCACATCAAGttagtttttaattaatcacaattttgattaataaaaattatgCATCTTCCGAGCAGTGTTTTGTGAAAACACAACGGTTATAAATGAGGCCCAAAATACAGCACACACAAAGCTCAATGTGCAGCAACCTGTCATTGAAAGCTGATCTAGTTGCCTGTTTGAGCTGAGCCCTTTCTATTTACACTGATGCCCAGTGTACCAACAAGGTGTTCGTCGTGGTAACAAATCTGGTTTCTAAATTCATCTATCTGGGGGGTTTTCAACAACTTTGTATGACAAAAGGAAAACttgcaaaacatttctttagCTCCACGTCttaatgaaaattatttaaaatcaaacaaaataatttccccACACAATGAGTGGAAGATTTTAGAGCAAAAGATAGAACTTCTTTAATTGGAAGTAATTATTTCTCAGTGTATAAAGGTCAAAGGGGCATTtagtaaaataacttaaaatattttctgtgattCAAGTATTGACAAGAGTTTTAAAGGCATCAATATTCAACTAATAAGGAGACATCGGTTTGCATTGTCTACATCAGTGCTTCCCAATTTGGGTGGTTGGGAGCCCAAGAGGTGCAAAAAGAAAGCCGGGGCTCTCCATCAAAAATAGCTTGGTATTTTGAGGGGGATTTTGCTTTAACAAACTTCAAACTTCAAGATAAAGCAGAAATTAACTCCTAATGACAGAAAACTTTCTTACATCTCAAATATGAGGGAGAAAATTGCTCTTTGGCAAACCGCTCAAAACGTGTAgaccttgtttttttcctggtgGTCACAAGATAAAATTGGAGGTACTGCATTTTCACAGTCATGGGAGATGTGGAaagaaattgtcttttttttcaagtGGCACAGAAAAACTCTTTTGTTGATACAAGTTTCAGTGCAGAGCCGGTTCTGGGCTGCTCCTAGCTTAACACCTTGACTATgatgtgtttcacattttaataaagcgGAATTTAGCTTAGAGAAGAGAAACACATCAGTCTCACAAATGACTATATATTGCACTATTCTTGCCTTACACCTCTGAGCTGCTGTGTAAAATACCTTTCATTCATCAAATTAAGTGAATATATCTGACTGTTAGGCTGTAATCATCATAGAGAATAAATACTGTAACTATAGCAACACATTTACCCTTAGGAATAATGATATCTATGCATGTCTTTTCAGACAACAGctgtctgttttctcttctggTTTTTTTGGACGGTGTGAAGAGACATCTTTTCATATACAGGTTTATATAGCAAACTATTCTGGCAGCAAATGCCACAAGTCATTGTGAGTCAGTTCTTTTTCAAGTGTTTGAGGCCTCAAAGCAAGTATCAACTTAAAATATTAGTAATTATTATCTGAAAGTGACTAAGcttaatgtaaaacaaacacactcctgTGTTTGTGAACTAAGTGCCTGTGTTGGATTCCATGATGAAGGAGGTGGACTGAACTGAACTTCTTATTTTTGACTTACTCTTGTCTTTGCACATTTTGACAACCACTGTGAATTGGTGCTTTCACACTGACAACAGCACTGTGGCAGAATGACACAAGGGGCTGTGTTGGTGTGTTGTAATAggtaatgaaaaacatttataaatattaaaaaccaaGCCAGTTCATTGCACTTTTTCGCCCTGGCACTACGACTTTGTTTCTGTGAGAGGTAAGCAGCAATACAGCACATGCTACATTTTACACACTGCAGGGAATTTTACCCGCTCTGGTCACTTCCCTGTGTCCAACACTGCAGGAAATCTCGAATGAGGACGcttccattttcttcttttttgccaCAGTGTTATTGGTGATGTGAAAGCCTAACATGGAaacatctatgtgtgtgtgccaaatATGGCATTTGTAGTTGAAAATGTAACTGTTGCGATGAATGTCAAACTTCTAGTGTAGGCAATAGCCTAGTTAAATCCACTGAAGGGCAACACACAGAAGCATTGCACGTCACAACATccaaatttgttatttgttattctCTATACCACACTAGCAATGTGTGATCGTCACACCACTGTCCATCCCGTCCTTCCAGCGAAACAGCAGTCTCATCACATCCGTTACTACTGCTTGACTGTATTTCTACCTCTGCAGTCAGTCCAGTGTGTGCTGCAGGGGTCAGCTGACGCAGCCGCTGTGTGTTGCACTTACAGTGAGCTCCTGTTTGCAGCTTAGTGGCCAGAAGCCCCGGCGAACAAGCAAATTGCCATGCAAGCTTTTTACCTGCCCTTCTTCagttataatttaaattagtaAGTCctagaaaatatttatattgtttagATCAATTTGCACTTTTCATAAAAACTAATTACACAGGGAGCTAACTCACTGTAGCTATGATTCCTTGTGACTGACAGTTTGCTTGTTAAACTGTTAATCATTATGGTTTGAGGGCAAAATATTTAAGCAGTTTTGTGGCTTCCACCACAACACTAGTGTCACCCTTGCGATCAATGCTGTAATTTACGCTGCGCTCTTAAAGCTACAAAGAACAAGTTTTGAGATTGAAACTAACTGTAGCATAAGAACAGAAATCAGCAGCCAAGGTGCTACATCCTGATGGTGTGTCAAAGCCTGTGCTGTCTCATAGATAAGCACAAGGGACTCTTTCGTGTCCAAATGTGACGCACACAGGATGtggccttctctgattggttagaagggagAGCCTCATAAAATGAATCTACATCACTGCCAGTGCACTACTTTGAGTCTGTGTCCTGTGCACATTAGGATAAGTATTAAAGACTATGTAGGCTAAAAACTGTAACTGTgttcatactgtagctttaaatttaaaaaggggGGGGCGGTTTATTGGCTAAAGTGTCTGAACTTGCACTGACAAATGAAGGTAGATGTTGGCATTAGgctataaatgaatgaatgaataaatgaatgaatgatttctTGGCAGGTTTCATTTGTAGTTTACCAGCCCTTGGCAGAGAGACCACAGCATGTGTAGCATTGCAGGGACACGTACAGTACAGCATGGACGGCAGGGACATTTTCCTCACTAAAAGAACTTCCAGAATACATGCAAAAGCACAGAGAGCCTACTGCCAAGGTCAGTCCTCCTCAACCTGGCTGTCCTGCCGAGCGTCTGTCCTCTTCTCTTTGTGACAAGAGAAGATTCGTCGCATCTCCTCCTCGTACCTGATAAAATTCTCTCCGAACCGAGCCCAGGCTTTGAGAGGAACTGTGATGGTGTTTCTGTATGGCTGCCGCACTTcgctaatttttaaaaagataccATACCGATTAGAACCGACGTCAAAGTAAAACCTCTTGTTGTCCACTCGAAAAGACGCAGCCTCTGGAAGCTCGGGGTTGTCGTCGTGATTCCTGGTACCGGCTCGGCCGCGTTCGTCGCTCTCTTCGTCGCCGTAGTCTTCGATAAGCTGCGACAGCGCGTCTCTAAACTCGATGAGCCCCTGCGCGGGTAGCACGATGGTCTGCTCGATGCCCTGGCCGTAGTAACCGATAGTTCCGTGTCCTTTGCTGACAGTCTGCCGAATGCGGAGAAACCGACCTCGCTGGTTCTCTTTCAGGTCCAGGAAGTACTTTCTGTTGTCTCTCTCGATAAATTCGCTCTTGAGCACGCGATGTGCGTGGTCGTCGGACACCGCAGAGCCGGTGGGAGACAGCGTCGCGTGCTGCTCCTGCGCTCTCCTGCGGGAGTCGTGCGCGCGGCCCTGGCCGTTGTTTCTGTGCTCCTCAAGCTGCGGAGGTGCCAGGCCCCCCCGCAGTCCGATCCGAGCATAATAATCTATAAAGTCTCCCAGGCAGTAGCGCAGAGCGGGGGCCATGGACATAGACAGTGTCAGCTTGCTCTTCCTGATGTTATCGTGACGGCCCCTGCCAATCCACACCTCAGCTATTTTGAGGAAGCGTCCGCGGACGCTCTGCTTGACGTCCAGGTAGAAGCGTTTCTTCTGGATGTCGACGCGTTTGGAAGCTAACTCCTGGATGTCATTGCCCTGCTGCTGTGTTCCGCTCTGGACATATTGCTGAGGATATGTGGGTCTCGGCAAAGAATCTGATGCAATCTTACCCCTGCCTCTTTCCATCCCTCTGCAACATCCATCAGCCATCATGATTTATATTCCTCCACTAGGCAGTACAGGACGAGGCGATTCCCCCATCCCAGTGGGCGACTAAGAGGCGAAGATAGCAGGGTTATTCATACAACTGGCTGGAGCTACAAACAACTTAGCCAGATGCCTCGAATGACCTGAAAATGGCAGCTACTTTGGAGTCATCAGCTGATCGAGTTTCTGTCTATCTAATAAAGGTCAAGCTGCACTATTTAGTCATCTCCAATGCAAACTTGCATGCCTTTCTCCATCACCTATTTGCCTTACAGCTATTTCTTTTACCGTGGGAGCCAACGAAGCAGCCAACCTGAAATGGGAGGAGGCGTCCAATACTATATGAACCCGATGAACCCATCCACCCCCCCTCCCCGTCCTGAGAATACCTCAGTTAAAGAGACACGATTTACACAGTGACTTGTGTGGCTGTGCTTCCCAAACAGGAAACTTGCTTTAGCTGCATCAAGCTCCTCTGCAGCTGTTCTAAACAGGAAAAATTGATTTATAGGGAAATTATGCCTCAAATAATACATTCGGTCCCCCGGATACTCAATACCAAATCCATTGTTTAAGAGGGAAATAGAATAATTGAACCAGGAATAGGGATGTTTATGAAGTCTTAACATACCAGCAACGTAGATATCTAAGATACTACTCCACTGTCAGAGACCCATTTAAGTTTGAAGTTTAAATTTAGTCTACAGCAGTTTCCACCAACAAGTTCCTGGTACTATTCTGTCCAAGTAACTTAAGTCCAGGAATCTTCCGAAAAgtcttgaaaaaaaagaagttttgatttgcattttcacaGTTCAGCTAAAGCCCTCAAAATATGTTAGAAAACTTACTCATCCACTTATCCAAAGCATGAATATTTATCATTAGTTTATGTAAAATtgcatgtgtaaaatataaattatttgacCAGTGATGTTCAGTGCTGCCCCAGTACTTCCTGGCCCTTCAGAAAGTATAACCCAAAATGCAGACACAACAATGCAGTCCATATTAACatagttaaaatatttattgaatacTCAATGGCTTAACAATGTTTCAGAGAAATCATCAGCTTTTTTCTGTAGACAATAAAATGCTTGGCTTCTTCACATTGACAATAGTCCTCGACAAAAAAGTTACTCTACATTGAAACAGATTTCATACCCATAATGCAATCAAGCTAGCgttcaagtttattttcttttaaaatctgCCTAGAAGAAATCAAAAGTCCCCAATACTGTTGAGGTCAGGTAAACCTGCAGTAACTGGACTGATCTGTCCTTATGGAGCAACAGAACCAAGCAGTAAACACAGAACTAGGTTGCTATGCTTCCACATCTAGCAGTTCCAAAACATGACTGATTTTGAGTGGTTTGTGTCCACCTGATGAATCTAGTTGATCAAAGTGCAATATTCTTCCTCTGTTGAGTTGTTTTTGAAATCTCaaactttctgtgggaaatctCTAGCTCTCCAGCTGCTAAATGCTCAACTGTGTTTACCAGCCCCACCCCAAGTGTCTGTGCGCCATTTGCTGCTGGGCAAGTGGTGGCCAGTGGGTTTTATCACAGCCTTTTCTCTGAAAACAGTTGCTTCCCATTGCAGTATGAGTAGTGAGAGTTTAATACAACAATAAAGTTGTGATATGGACACcaaacaaaacctttaaactCCTTATAAATCTCTGTAAAGGAGGGTTGCAGCTTAATGTTCAATAATACCAGAAACACCTTTCATACCATTATTACATACATTGTTAGAAAACTAATAGTTATAGTTGCTTTAATCAcgtcataaaaatgttttgctgtcaAGAGCCTAAAAGCATAAAGCTGATACTAGTTGAAAGTAACATTAGTTCCATCAGTGGCAGCCGATTGTAAGAGCACAGAACTATGTCAGTATATTCAAGATTGTATTAGAACACTAAGATAAGCAGAAAAGATGCAACACTTCAATACAGACTGGGGTCCTAATACACACAGGGAACACTGGGTACTAATGCTAACCAACCTAGAAATTGAACACTACAGATATTTGCCCCTCTCGATTCTTCAGTTTTCCTTTCAAAGTCATTTACAGTCAGTATTTATTGAACATGCACTGGTGTTTCATTAGCAGTACATGCTATATATTCAGCTCTACTTGGTTACATTCATGTGCAAGgtatatacattttaacagaaaacataatgTAGTAGGTGTGAGTGGCTCAGTTGTTAGAGTGTCCGCCTGAGGActatagggtcggaggttcccACTCTTCCCGACcgcatgtcaaagtgttcctGTGCAAGACACCCCCCATGGCCCATCCCCAGCAGTGCCAGTTCCAAGCCtgctagaaattggggagggttgcatcagggagggcatccggtgtaaaaactgtgccaaatcaacatgcgcaCAAAATTATctgctgtggggaccctgaactcaagggagaagctaaaaggaccaaaaataaaaaataaaaataatgtagtaGATGAAATGGTCAGGTTACAAGTTTAACCTTCCTGCAAAGGTAAACGCCACTAGTGGGCACTATAGCAAAAGACTGGTTAAACTCAAGCATCACTCATACTCAAGCAGTTTCAGGAGACATTAAATGCATCTTGTAACATTTATACTATAGCTTAAAGTGTCAAAGAGTCTGTTATGGACATTAACTTTCTATAAAGACTTGGCTTTTGATTGTTCCATGCATGCAAAGCAAGCTAGCGCTCAAAGTATATGTTAATTTTGCAAAAGCATCCTGAAAAGTATGTATACACTTGCATAAGACACAGTCTTCTTCACATCTTcaaaaacaattagaaaaagGCACAAAAGCATTCACGTTGATGACATAAGTCAGGTCTATGTGGGCTCTTACTGGGGCCTATAGCCACCCAGCTGAGGCATATAGCTGGAGCTTGGTGGTCCTGGCAGCAAGTCAGCTGACTGGTTATTTGTAGGTGCTGTCTGCTCAGAGTCCTCTTCCAGAGGACAGAAGTCCAACACCTCCTGCTGAGCCATCTCCAGCTGGTTAAAATCTGCAGGGTTGCTACTGTCTTTATTCCCTGCAGTGTGCGAGAAGCAGGGCTGTCGAGCAAAACGTTGGGACGGTCTGCTGCCCTCCTGCATCAATGTGTCAAGATTCTCCTCCGAGTCAAGCAGGGGTTGTGTGGACTCTGATCGTAAAAAAACAGCCTGCTGGGGTTGGGTGCACGGAGTCTGACCTTTGTAACCACTGGAGGCCACCACTGAGGAGTACTGAACAGTGCTGGCTGTGGTGTCAGCCAAGTCGCCGCCCTCGTCACTATCAGATACACTCTGGCGAGGTGAGGACATGCAGGAGGAGCCACCGATGCCACTGCTGTGCTCCTCAGACAGATACTTGTCCTTCTTCAGAGGATGACTGGCCTTGTCCTCCTCAAACAGACACTTTCCTTCACACATATCTACATCAACCACGCTGATACCAGACAGACCATTCTCTTTTGGTGTCTCTGCCTGTAAAGAACAATGCGAAGAGTGATATTATAATCAGTcctaaaaaacagaaactgaactgaaaattCTGCAACCACATATTCCATTTAATAATGGACTTGGGTCTTCTTAGTATTTTCAGAGGAACTTGACTACTAACACTTTTAAGTGGTCTTAAATTCGGCAGTATTTTGAAGGATGTAAGTGAGAAAGTGCTGATCAGGTAGTTACAAATTGTACCCAGTGAAGTCTCAAACACATTCTCAAACACAGCACTCTGCctcccacacaaacactctaCCTGCCTTTAGACATTCTTAGTCTTAGAGTTTCAAAACTattcaaatgtatattttgttagAAATATATTAGTGgacagcacagtggtggaatgGTTGGTTAGCggtgctgcctcacagctaaaaatgCCCCTGATTTGAATCCCCCGACAGCTgtggcctttttgtgtggagtttgaatgttcGCCAGCCCCTTCACAAGACCAAACAGCATAAGTAGTTacgataatggatggatagatgtaTTTATATCAATTTTTCAAATAGGCCAATTAGATTTAAGGCCTGTAGAATTAAAGTGGTTTGTGCCAACGTGATGGGcatcttaattttctttttactttctgcTTGTGTTATTGTTATACTGATAACACTGTCTGGCCTGCTGCCATGCCAGCTACCTTGCAGGACTGCATATGTGGATATGGAAGTGGATGTAATGACATGTTCTCTAGCTTAACAGTAGTAAAATGGAGATCTTTGTCATTGGCGCCAGCATATTACCAGAAAAATCCTGACACCTGCTGGTTCTCCATTGGAACATGTTGAATCCGTTGCACACCTCCATAGGATTTTGCTTGATACTAACCTTTTTGAGCATTTTTAATATACTAAGTTATATCACCTTTCAGTTTTAACTGTGATAAAAGTAAGCACTGAttctaataaaatgtttttaatgtaattacatCAAATTCAGCTGTAGTAGTTTGCCTATAAGTTGATTAACAGCAGGTTTTGTGCAACAGAGACAAAGTGGTTAAATTAATTCTCTGCTGACTTGGTCAGCTGCTGTACTGAAGAAATAGACTGGAGACTGAcaacatggggaaaaaaattaaaaaacaaaaaaatctgctaCAATCTGCTCATCTTTTACACCCTAACAATGTTGGTGTTTTGATGTACAATTTATAGTAAAAATACTTGGGATTGAGTTGCTAAAGCTGGTTCCTTTTTGGATCCAGTACCAAGTGGGTATAAAATGCCCAGACTTGTTAAACTCTACAGCTAAacaattcaaatgtttatttcacaaTCTCTGTTCCGCTCAAATTTCAGACAGTACACCACCAAGGCTGATGATTTAAAGAAACATGGTAGAAAACTaatgacaagaaaataaattattattttttgaccTTTCGGCTTATCTTGCAAGTTCAGGATCACCACAGCACCTTCCTGCCACGACCCCCCCTAGTTTCTACTGAGATTGGGACCGGCGCTGCATGGATAGGGATGAGCTGTTGGGGGGTTTGTGTCTTTCCCAgcgacacttcaacatgtgaatagaatactgtacatgtataaatgtcattttcatgTTTGTCAATAGAAGTCCTTACTTTCAAAGGATAATCAGGTGACCAGTTTCCAATGGTGCTTTCTCCAGGGTTTGGAATCTGGGGCCAAAAGTTCTTCTTAATGCTGAAGGAAAAAGTTTGAATATCAGCTTACACACATTGGCTGCAAAGTTTCAGCAACAACTCTGACTGCATTCATTTACAATATATGTGAGTAGTTTAGTTTTTCCAGAGCCTAAAGCATAAATAGCTGTTTGAAAAGACCACAATCAGTGGGAGAATTTAAAAGCCTGTTTTTACAGAGAGGGCTGAGATGCTGTGAAAAGAGGGACCCTATCAATACACATGACACATTCATGGCAAGGTTCAAACCCGGTTCTGAGTAACAGTCTTACTTACATGTCTTTTTTGCACATACAGAGCACCATGGtcatgacaacaacaaaaagaaatccAAGGCTCACGCCTACCACGATGCACTCGATCTCTCCCGGTGCTGAGGGAAACAGAGGATAGTAAGTTTGCACTGAAACATTTGTGAAATGATTAGAACAGGTGACCACGTAGGAAAGGTTATCTTTACCATATTTCAGAGTGGTGAATGAGTGATTAAAGCCAAGAGCTGAGCCTCGGATGGTTGAAGCCTTTATCCAAGTGTCATACTTCGTGTCGCGGGACAATGACGTCAGGGTAACTGAGGTGGCGTTAGCCGCCACTGTTACGTCtgtaaatgagcaaatgtgtaATCAGTAATTccaagaaaaaactgaaagctgtCAATGAAAAACTCAAGCATGTTTAGGACAACAGTTGACCTACATACCATTTATTTTAGTCCCATTTGTGTAATATATCGTGTAGTTTGTGATGAAGCCCCGTCTGCGGTGTGCTGGAATATGTGTCCACACTAGCTCAGCCTTGTTATGTCCTGGTTTACCCTTCAGTCGAACAGATGGGCCTTCTAAAGGAGCTGCAACCACAACAGCAACATCATGCATGGTAATCATCCAAGTGTGCCTTATCCAACCCAAATGACTTCATAATTCTCTAGATATGTACTTGAAATAGTTCTAACAAATTTGTCAAATAGCCAATTAGCCAATCAAACCCAGTGTGTGGAGTACAATTATTGCACATTAACATTCTGTGGAAATTAGGACTTCAGACTTACAAAATGGATAGTAAGTGTTAAGTGGACTGCTTTTACATAATACTGTTCAACCTTAATGGACAAAGCCGTGGGGATGCTGGTTAGGCAATGGAGTCTCAATCCCAAACTGACAAAGAACTGAcaattttgtcaaaaaaaaatactgtagccatttgtaaaatgtatgctagttcaacatttttcttttagtaaCTTTCATGTACATTGAGTCACTAATGAGTATTTTATCTTACCTCCTTGCTCAAGAAAGGCTTCGACACTTGCTGGCTTCCCAATAAATCCAGCTTGTATTGCGTACACGGATACAGTGTAGCAAACGAACTTCTCAAGGTTGCCTAGATTTGACACAATgagttaaagaaaatgtttgttgtcCGATTGTAATTGTAAATTTATTTACAGATAACACAGCTTTACACATGACCTATCACTCATTATTTACTACTAGAGAGTGTACGTTGGACGAGGTGTGGTTACACTTTAATTACCTACCACAGTACTAGAAATGTTCCAAGCTGATCTAGCGGCATTTGCTCAGGTTAGGCCAAATTTGAAAGGTTTCCTCACTGGTTATTTACTGACCTCTAACATGTTTCACCACAGCCTGCTGTTAGTGTTCACAGTCAGGCTCTACAGTGCATCATTCTCCTAATACAAGAGTGTGACTGCGGTCAAACAGGTACACTGGAGACAGACTCAGTATCAAATGAGAGTAGAAAACCTTTAGCTAGCAGCTTCTCAGTTTAAACTAGTGCCAACTGTTGGTTTTACTGGTTAGGATGACAGCAGATCAATACAGCTGCTCACTAATGAcggttagtgtgtgtgtctcagtagCCAGTATATACACTCTGAGAGGACAGCTGAACTGTGCTGTTGtcagtgtgtatgtattttacaGCTACTTTATTAGATGCCTGATTTGGGGAAGAATAGATATTTTAAAGCATGTTGAACTTACATCATAAACTTCACTCAGATCATTCTGTATGCTAATATGAAGTGATTACCTTTAATAACAGTGTGTGTCGTAgttctgttttccctctgccagTCAATTTGATCACCAGCGACCCATTCCACCACATACTCTGTCACAGCTGTTTTGCTGGGTGGCTTCCATTCCAGCCACAGCTGGCCTTCATGGGGCCACACCTTTAGCTTCTCCACTGGGGCAAgcgctgaacacacacacacacacacacacacacacacacacacacacacacacacacacactttagaatAGAGAAGCACAGAGCACTAAACCGAAAAATGTTGGTATACTGTCAAACCACATCATACACCTatacaatgtaatgcaatcaAACGAAGCAGCTGCACCATGAGAGCTACTTTTACATGATTGTTTTCTctaagtttttaagttaaaactatCAGAAAGGCAATGattgtaacatttatt from the Channa argus isolate prfri chromosome 18, Channa argus male v1.0, whole genome shotgun sequence genome contains:
- the purg gene encoding purine-rich element-binding protein gamma translates to MMADGCCRGMERGRGKIASDSLPRPTYPQQYVQSGTQQQGNDIQELASKRVDIQKKRFYLDVKQSVRGRFLKIAEVWIGRGRHDNIRKSKLTLSMSMAPALRYCLGDFIDYYARIGLRGGLAPPQLEEHRNNGQGRAHDSRRRAQEQHATLSPTGSAVSDDHAHRVLKSEFIERDNRKYFLDLKENQRGRFLRIRQTVSKGHGTIGYYGQGIEQTIVLPAQGLIEFRDALSQLIEDYGDEESDERGRAGTRNHDDNPELPEAASFRVDNKRFYFDVGSNRYGIFLKISEVRQPYRNTITVPLKAWARFGENFIRYEEEMRRIFSCHKEKRTDARQDSQVEED
- the il6st gene encoding interleukin-6 receptor subunit beta isoform X2, which translates into the protein MVPRGVIRLVVLSCLALPAISDRPKKPENLSCLAVQQKSSISPSIRCEWKAVGRQTSEVPTEYILFVRVLHFDEFNSSTAENSTEVKMSLYPIHLPMDIWVEARNKLGTEESEHLAKDAGWFVKTNPPSNVEVRAEKKFPSSLLIMWKHPIDKTYMDLTYQIRFCTHGSHSWSYVPPGEIKYVESFRLQNLQPGTVYIIQVRCKNSKEDHGYWSEWTSNTTKITEEDKPKSRPDLWKITSVADRINGRRVQVICKDPVFPNGRILKFNINIQSDNLSNESWESIPVNRSEVDSSTNQRKINALKEITLDDRNYVKIRVTASNSLGTSPEALLFIPEKNALAPVEKLKVWPHEGQLWLEWKPPSKTAVTEYVVEWVAGDQIDWQRENRTTTHTVIKGNLEKFVCYTVSVYAIQAGFIGKPASVEAFLEQGAPLEGPSVRLKGKPGHNKAELVWTHIPAHRRRGFITNYTIYYTNGTKINDVTVAANATSVTLTSLSRDTKYDTWIKASTIRGSALGFNHSFTTLKYAPGEIECIVVGVSLGFLFVVVMTMVLCMCKKDIIKKNFWPQIPNPGESTIGNWSPDYPLKAETPKENGLSGISVVDVDMCEGKCLFEEDKASHPLKKDKYLSEEHSSGIGGSSCMSSPRQSVSDSDEGGDLADTTASTVQYSSVVASSGYKGQTPCTQPQQAVFLRSESTQPLLDSEENLDTLMQEGSRPSQRFARQPCFSHTAGNKDSSNPADFNQLEMAQQEVLDFCPLEEDSEQTAPTNNQSADLLPGPPSSSYMPQLGGYRPQ
- the il6st gene encoding interleukin-6 receptor subunit beta isoform X1, producing the protein MVPRGVIRLVVLSCLALPAISENVNHLMIDPQSPVIEIGTTFTATCMIRNTSEVTPEDLYWNLSKTTLPKEWYTKTNNSSLSVTIPITNERSEWLFCLCKKKSAKVVMNEGRFIHGIYLTKGYRPKKPENLSCLAVQQKSSISPSIRCEWKAVGRQTSEVPTEYILFVRVLHFDEFNSSTAENSTEVKMSLYPIHLPMDIWVEARNKLGTEESEHLAKDAGWFVKTNPPSNVEVRAEKKFPSSLLIMWKHPIDKTYMDLTYQIRFCTHGSHSWSYVPPGEIKYVESFRLQNLQPGTVYIIQVRCKNSKEDHGYWSEWTSNTTKITEEDKPKSRPDLWKITSVADRINGRRVQVICKDPVFPNGRILKFNINIQSDNLSNESWESIPVNRSEVDSSTNQRKINALKEITLDDRNYVKIRVTASNSLGTSPEALLFIPEKNALAPVEKLKVWPHEGQLWLEWKPPSKTAVTEYVVEWVAGDQIDWQRENRTTTHTVIKGNLEKFVCYTVSVYAIQAGFIGKPASVEAFLEQGAPLEGPSVRLKGKPGHNKAELVWTHIPAHRRRGFITNYTIYYTNGTKINDVTVAANATSVTLTSLSRDTKYDTWIKASTIRGSALGFNHSFTTLKYAPGEIECIVVGVSLGFLFVVVMTMVLCMCKKDIIKKNFWPQIPNPGESTIGNWSPDYPLKAETPKENGLSGISVVDVDMCEGKCLFEEDKASHPLKKDKYLSEEHSSGIGGSSCMSSPRQSVSDSDEGGDLADTTASTVQYSSVVASSGYKGQTPCTQPQQAVFLRSESTQPLLDSEENLDTLMQEGSRPSQRFARQPCFSHTAGNKDSSNPADFNQLEMAQQEVLDFCPLEEDSEQTAPTNNQSADLLPGPPSSSYMPQLGGYRPQ